In Pseudoalteromonas tetraodonis, the genomic window CAGTTAAAAAGTGCTTATATGGCAGGTAGTGATGACTATTCAAAAATGCTGCTTAACCAAGAAGATACCGCTAAATTTGAACGTACGCTTAGCTATTACAACTACTTAAATAAAGCCCGCATAAAGCAGCTTGATGAACTTAAAGCGCTGCAAATAGAAATTGCGAAAAACCAAGCTGAGCTTGAAAAAACAAAAGAAAAGTTAGTTGCTTTATTTGATGAACAAAAAAGGCGACAAGCAGCGCTTCTTGACGCTAAAAATGAGCGCCAAGCCAGCCTAAAAAATCTAAAAAAGCAGTTAAATAAAACAAAAAATTCAATTAGTTACTTAGAAGAGAACGAACAAACGCTGATCGCAACTATTAAAGAACTTGAAGAAGAAAAAACCACAAAAATTGAGCTATTGGGCCTAAATAAAAATAAAGGAAGATTAAGCTGGCCGAGTAAAGGCAAACTAACGCACAAGTTTGGCCAACGTAAGCACGGCGGAATTAACTGGAAAGGCGTGTTAATTTCTGCTGCAGAGGGCACTTCAGTAAATAGCATTCATAACGGTCAGGTGGTATTTGCAGATTGGTTAAAAGGTTACGGCTGGGTGATTGTTGTGGACCACGGAGAAGGCTTTATGAGCTTATACGGGCATGCACAAACCTTACTCAAAGATGTGGGTGATATGGTCAGAGAGGGTGAAAGTGTTGCTTTAGTTGGGCAAAGCGGTGGACAAGCCGATTCTGGTCTATACTTTGAAATACGCCACAAAGGGCGTGCTGTTAATCCCATAAAATGGTGCAGACGTATTTAATCTTAAAATAACTGCATCCTAGTAGAGGCAGTTATGATAAACACACACATTTGCCAAAAAAAAGTATCGCAAACAAAACCAATGTTTTGGTTTTGTTTGCAGGTATTTTTTTTATTGGCACTTTTTGGCTTTATAAATAATGCTCATGCCAGTTCGGTCAAAGATTTAGAAAGCCAAAAAATAAATGAAATACTGTTTAATATTCATACCTACTACGTTGATGATTTAGCACTGCATAACAGTGAATACATTGAATACAACACCTCTCAATTTGAACGCTTATACTCTAAACTCGATCCCTACTCTAAATATTTAGATAAAAATGAGCTAAATGCGTTATTTGATAATACCAATGGTCGCTATACTGGCTTAGGCATTGAGGTCAAAAATATTGAGCAGCGCACCACGATTGTTAAAGTAATTAATAATTCGCCTGCTAAACAAGTCGGCCTGCGAGCTGGCGATATTATTACAGCAGTTAATAATCAGCAGATTAAAAATAGCCCTATTGATATAGTCGCGCAGCAAATTAAAGACAGCCCCAACAATAAAGTACAACTAAGTATTATCCGAAATAATAATCTAAAACCGCTCATATTTAACCTCAGCAGAAAACAAATAAAACTGGCCAGTGTAACTAAGCAACTACTTGATGCGGGTAGCGGTTATATTGCTATAAATACCTTTTCAAACCACACCTTGCATGAAGTTGCCTTACAAATAGCCGCTATGCAAAACCATTACGGCCACGCATTAAAAGGCTTAATTATTGATTTACGAGACAACCCTGGCGGGACTTTAAAAAGCGCGGTTGCTGTGGCAGATCTCTTTTTACAAGATGGTCTAATAGTAACAACCAAAGGACGTTTTTATGATTCTAATCAGTCGTTTTACGCTAAACGCGGCGATATTTTAAAAGGCGCACCTATTGTCGTACTGATTAACGAAAACTCAGCCTCTGCAGCAGAAATACTGGCTGCAGCACTAAAAGAAAATATGCGTGCAAAAATAGTGGGGAGTCAGTCATTTGGCAAAGGGTCGGTACAATCACTCATTCCATTAGGCGATGGTGATACCGCCTTAAAACTAACTACCGCACGCTACTTTACGCCATCAGGTGAATCGATTGAAGGTATTGGCGTGACCCCGAATGTGGCGATTAATCAAACAACGCTTCCACAAACAAATAAAGCCGTTATAATAAAAAATGAACAATTAGAACAAAACACCGTTTTTAGCACTGAAGATTTAGCCGATATCCAGTTAACTAAGGCAAAACAGCTACTCAACATGCACTAAATTCGGTAAATTATTTTAAACACGACAAAGATAATAAAAATTATAAAACGTGAAAACTATAAATTTAATGGTGTTAGCTGGGCTGTTTTTAGCCTTATTTGCAACATCGAGTGCTGTTAAAGCCAAGCAAATAGCCATAGTGATCGATGACATAGGTTATCATCAACGTGATTTAGAATTCCTGAGTTTACCTGGGCAGTTGTCCTATTCAATATTGCCCCACACCCCCTATTCTCAAATATTTGCAACCCTTGCTAGTCAGTCAAATAAAGAGCTCCTGTTGCATGTTCCTATGCAGGCTTTAAATGGTAAAAAACTCGGGCCTGGTGCGCTCACTTTAAATATGGATAAAGCACAACTTCAACAAACGCTCG contains:
- a CDS encoding murein hydrolase activator EnvC family protein, which gives rise to MKKSAYRVIACICVLHSLVTGVAVANEDRTKKDLSQVQVALEQSQAEYQQQQKEIAKQQQKLKAHELAIAKNAKALNMAEQSVKKTQQQQAEQQQRAVKLEKQQAQFKRVLAAQLKSAYMAGSDDYSKMLLNQEDTAKFERTLSYYNYLNKARIKQLDELKALQIEIAKNQAELEKTKEKLVALFDEQKRRQAALLDAKNERQASLKNLKKQLNKTKNSISYLEENEQTLIATIKELEEEKTTKIELLGLNKNKGRLSWPSKGKLTHKFGQRKHGGINWKGVLISAAEGTSVNSIHNGQVVFADWLKGYGWVIVVDHGEGFMSLYGHAQTLLKDVGDMVREGESVALVGQSGGQADSGLYFEIRHKGRAVNPIKWCRRI
- a CDS encoding S41 family peptidase, with amino-acid sequence MINTHICQKKVSQTKPMFWFCLQVFFLLALFGFINNAHASSVKDLESQKINEILFNIHTYYVDDLALHNSEYIEYNTSQFERLYSKLDPYSKYLDKNELNALFDNTNGRYTGLGIEVKNIEQRTTIVKVINNSPAKQVGLRAGDIITAVNNQQIKNSPIDIVAQQIKDSPNNKVQLSIIRNNNLKPLIFNLSRKQIKLASVTKQLLDAGSGYIAINTFSNHTLHEVALQIAAMQNHYGHALKGLIIDLRDNPGGTLKSAVAVADLFLQDGLIVTTKGRFYDSNQSFYAKRGDILKGAPIVVLINENSASAAEILAAALKENMRAKIVGSQSFGKGSVQSLIPLGDGDTALKLTTARYFTPSGESIEGIGVTPNVAINQTTLPQTNKAVIIKNEQLEQNTVFSTEDLADIQLTKAKQLLNMH